A stretch of Oryza brachyantha chromosome 4, ObraRS2, whole genome shotgun sequence DNA encodes these proteins:
- the LOC102700891 gene encoding tRNA-specific adenosine deaminase TAD1 isoform X2 — protein MLSSSPSSPPPPPPPPWDGAPWAETTSSTALQHYHSLPKKGKPQGRESTVLAAFLLSTPQDAQSLTVLSLATGTKCLGTARLNHHGDLVHDAHAEVVARRALLRLIYTEVGRNSAPDWLVASGTGGKWKMRDGHHLHLYITQLPCGVMPVPPSPSELLREQLDSVNGCSDIKFVQRKPGRGDTTLSMSCFDKITRWSVVGIQGALLSHILEPLYLSTITIGQSPTGVLEGFSVENNIKKVLDARLSSLSSKLPSPFKLNKPLFFEAPIPPKEFQQTSGDVPPLTCGYSICWNSSGLHEVILGTTGRKQGTSSKAACSPSTESLLCKRLLEAFASLDNFSVKKLDIEKLSYRGIKDMAPEYQQTLELLRKAPFFSRWSAKPSPLDTFTVSRSSLRESPS, from the exons atgctctcctcctctccctcctcgccgccgccaccgccgccgcctccatggGACGGCGCTCCCTGGGCGGAAACCACCTCCTCGACTGCTCTCCAACACTACCACTCCCTGCCCAAGAAGGGTAAGCCGCAGGGGCGGGAGTCCACCGTCCTCGCagccttcctcctctccaccccGCAGGACGCCCAGAGCCTCACTGTCCTCTCACTGGCCACCGGGACCAAGTGCCTCGGCACCGCTCGCCTCAACCACCACGGGGACCTCGTGCACGATGCGCATGCCGAAGTCGTCGCACGCCGCGCGCTCCTCCGTCTAATATACACCGAGGTCGGCCGGAACAGCGCGCCCGATTGGTTGGTTGCTTCCGGCACTGGTGGGAAATGGAAGATGAGGGATGGGCACCACCTGCATCTCTACATCACCCAGCTTCCAT GTGGAGTCATGCCGGTTCCACCGTCTCCGTCAGAGTTGCTCAGGGAACAGCTGGATAGTGTGAATGGATGCAGTG ATATTAAGTTTGTTCAAAGGAAGCCTGGGCGTGGTGATACAACATTATCAATGAGCTGTTTTGACAAAATCACCCGCTGGAGTGTTGTTGGAATTCAAG GTGCATTGCTGTCTCACATTCTTGAGCCTTTGTACTTGTCCACCATTACTATTGGACAATCACCTACTGGTGTTCTTGAAGGGTTTTCTGTTGAAAATAATATCAAGAAAGTTCTCGATGCCCGGCTGTCCTCTCTATCCAGCAAACTGCCTTCACCTTTTAAATTGAACAAG CCACTATTTTTTGAGGCACCAATCCCTCCAAAAGAGTTTCAACAGACTTCTGGAGATGTGCCCCCTTTGACATGCGG GTACTCGATATGCTGGAATAGTTCCGGTTTGCATGAAGTTATCTTAGGGACAACTGGGAGAAAACAGGGCACGTCTTCAAAGGCAGCATGTTCACCCTCCACTGAGTCATTACTCTGCAA AAGGTTGCTAGAAGCCTTTGCGTCACTTGACAATTTCTCGGTCAAAAAGCTCGATATTGAGAAACTGTCTTACCGTGGAATCAAG GATATGGCTCCCGAGTACCAGCAGACACTTGAGCTTCTTAGGAAGGCTCCATTTTTTAGCAGGTGGAGTGCTAAGCCTTCACCCCTCGATACATTCACAGTTTCACG ATCGTCGTTGCGGGAGTCACCGTCGTGA
- the LOC102700891 gene encoding tRNA-specific adenosine deaminase TAD1 isoform X3 → MLSSSPSSPPPPPPPPWDGAPWAETTSSTALQHYHSLPKKGKPQGRESTVLAAFLLSTPQDAQSLTVLSLATGTKCLGTARLNHHGDLVHDAHAEVVARRALLRLIYTEVGRNSAPDWLVASGTGGKWKMRDGHHLHLYITQLPCGVMPVPPSPSELLREQLDSVNGCSDIKFVQRKPGRGDTTLSMSCFDKITRWSVVGIQGALLSHILEPLYLSTITIGQSPTGVLEGFSVENNIKKVLDARLSSLSSKLPSPFKLNKPLFFEAPIPPKEFQQTSGDVPPLTCGYSICWNSSGLHEVILGTTGRKQGTSSKAACSPSTESLLCKRRLLEAFASLDNFSVKKLDIEKLSYRGIKDMAPEYQQTLELLRKAPFFSRWSAKPSPLDTFTVSR, encoded by the exons atgctctcctcctctccctcctcgccgccgccaccgccgccgcctccatggGACGGCGCTCCCTGGGCGGAAACCACCTCCTCGACTGCTCTCCAACACTACCACTCCCTGCCCAAGAAGGGTAAGCCGCAGGGGCGGGAGTCCACCGTCCTCGCagccttcctcctctccaccccGCAGGACGCCCAGAGCCTCACTGTCCTCTCACTGGCCACCGGGACCAAGTGCCTCGGCACCGCTCGCCTCAACCACCACGGGGACCTCGTGCACGATGCGCATGCCGAAGTCGTCGCACGCCGCGCGCTCCTCCGTCTAATATACACCGAGGTCGGCCGGAACAGCGCGCCCGATTGGTTGGTTGCTTCCGGCACTGGTGGGAAATGGAAGATGAGGGATGGGCACCACCTGCATCTCTACATCACCCAGCTTCCAT GTGGAGTCATGCCGGTTCCACCGTCTCCGTCAGAGTTGCTCAGGGAACAGCTGGATAGTGTGAATGGATGCAGTG ATATTAAGTTTGTTCAAAGGAAGCCTGGGCGTGGTGATACAACATTATCAATGAGCTGTTTTGACAAAATCACCCGCTGGAGTGTTGTTGGAATTCAAG GTGCATTGCTGTCTCACATTCTTGAGCCTTTGTACTTGTCCACCATTACTATTGGACAATCACCTACTGGTGTTCTTGAAGGGTTTTCTGTTGAAAATAATATCAAGAAAGTTCTCGATGCCCGGCTGTCCTCTCTATCCAGCAAACTGCCTTCACCTTTTAAATTGAACAAG CCACTATTTTTTGAGGCACCAATCCCTCCAAAAGAGTTTCAACAGACTTCTGGAGATGTGCCCCCTTTGACATGCGG GTACTCGATATGCTGGAATAGTTCCGGTTTGCATGAAGTTATCTTAGGGACAACTGGGAGAAAACAGGGCACGTCTTCAAAGGCAGCATGTTCACCCTCCACTGAGTCATTACTCTGCAA aAGAAGGTTGCTAGAAGCCTTTGCGTCACTTGACAATTTCTCGGTCAAAAAGCTCGATATTGAGAAACTGTCTTACCGTGGAATCAAG GATATGGCTCCCGAGTACCAGCAGACACTTGAGCTTCTTAGGAAGGCTCCATTTTTTAGCAGGTGGAGTGCTAAGCCTTCACCCCTCGATACATTCACAGTTTCACG CTGA
- the LOC102710694 gene encoding probable LRR receptor-like serine/threonine-protein kinase At1g63430: protein MGHCGWGGGGCFVLRLLLALQCGAVLFQCGVASDVSALIAFKRAIIEDPKSALADWSDADGNACDWHGVICSSPQGSVISLKLSNSSLKGFIAPELGQLSFLQELYLDRNMLFGTIPKQLGSLRNLRVLDLGVNRLTGPIPPELAGLNSISVINFHSNGLTGNIPSELGKLQNLVQLRLDRNRLKGSIPGSNGSGFSPTANSGFMAHNGLCPSPRLNVGDFSYNFLVGKIPPCLKYLPRSSFQGNCLQDEYSIRQRAFQICISGSAAGQRGGVKGFKHPTSDHKHERSPQPTWLLVLEISTGVLLLVFVITGAITASRSCKLKPSIKISSWNRSKSWSDEITVLIDSDVLKSLPKLSRQELEVACEDFSNIIGSSPETVVYKGTMKDGPEVSVISLCAFEGHWTSHHELFYQNKVIDLARLNHENIAKFLGYCRESDPFSRMLVFEYASNGTLFEHLHYGEGAQLSWLRRMKIAIGIAQGLRYLHTELQPPFAISELNSNSVYVTEDFTPKLVDFECWKMMFTKHKHEKAPGRISNKSSFPGNLDSSEDKQADIQANTFAFGVILLEIISGRLPYCKDKGYLIDWAIKYLQQPEEIGKLVDPELTNVRTEDLAVICSVVSRCIDPDPSKRPSMQIITGVLENGIDLSAAAILKESSLAWAELALAL, encoded by the exons ATGGGGCATTGTGGCTGGGGCGGTGGTGGTTGCTTCGTTCTCCGGCTCCTCCTCGCCTTGCAGTGCGGGGCTGTGCTGTTCCAGTGCGGGGTTGCGAGTGACG TCTCGGCGCTCATCGCGTTCAAGCGCGCAATCATCGAGGACCCCAAGTCGGCGCTCGCGGACTGGAGCGATGCGGACGGGAACGCCTGCGACTGGCACGGGGTGATCTGCTCCTCGCCGCAGGGCTCCGTGATCTCCCT GAAGCTGTCAAACTCATCGCTGAAGGGATTTATCGCGCCAGAACTTGGACAACTGAGCTTCTTGCAAGAGTT GTATTTGGATCGCAACATGCTTTTTGGCACAATCCCAAAACAACTAGGCTCACTGAGGAACCTTAGGGTCTTGGATTTGGGTGTTAATAGGCTTACTGGCCCTATACCTCCTGAACTTGCTGGATTGAACAGCATAAGCGTAAT AAACTTCCATTCCAATGGGTTGACTGGGAATATACCATCCGAGCTGGGCAAGCTTCAGAATCTTGTTCAGCTGAGGTTGGACCGGAATAGACTAAAAGGATCAATACCTGGAAGCAATGGTTCTGGTTTTTCTCCTACGGCCAATAGTGG ATTCATGGCTCACAATGGGCTATGCCCTTCTCCTCGATTAAATGTTGGAGATTTCTCATACAACTTTCTTGTTGGAAAAATCCCACCGTGCTTGAAGTATCTTCCAAG GTCAAGTTTCCAAGGGAACTGCTTACAGGATGAGTACTCTATCCGGCAGAGGGCTTTTCAAATTTGTATAA GTGGTTCTGCGGCTGGCCAGCGAGGTGGCGTCAAGGGATTCAAGCATCCCACTTCTGACCATAAACATGAAAGATCGCCACAACCAACATGGCTTCTTGTTTTAGAAATTTCAACTGGTGTTCTTCTGCTTGTTTTTGTAATCACTGGTGCAATTACTGCTTCCAGAAGCTGCAAGCTAAAGCCATCGATAAAAATATCCTCGTGGAATAGATCAAAAAGTTGGAGTGATGAAATAACAGTATTGATTG ATTCTGATGTGCTGAAAAGTCTTCCAAAGTTAAGCCGTCAGGAGCTTGAAGTAGCTTGTGAGGATTTTAGCAACATTATTGGTTCATCTCCTGAGACTGTAGTATACAAAGGAACCATGAAGGATGGACCTGAGGTTTCTGTCATATCACTATGTGCTTTTGAAGGTCATTGGACTAGCCACCATGAACTGTTTTACCAAAACAAG GTTATTGACCTGGCAAGGTTGAATCATGAGAACATAGCGAAATTTCTTGGCTATTGCAGAGAAAGTGATCCATTTTCCAGGATGCTAGTATTTGAATATGCATCCAACGGAACCCTTTTTGAGCACCTACATT ATGGAGAAGGAGCCCAGTTATCTTGGCTTAGACGAATGAAAATAGCCATTGGCATCGCGCAGGGTCTAAGATATTTGCATACTGAGCTGCAGCCTCCATTTGCTATCTCTGAGCTCAATTCCAACTCTGTATATGTTACAGAAGATTTTACTCCTAAG CTGGTTGATTTTGAATGCTGGAAAATGATGTTCACCAAACATAAACATGAGAAGGCTCCTGGTCGCATCAGCAACAAATCCTCTTTCCCTGGCAACTTGGATTCTTCAGAGGACAAACAAGCGGATATCCAAGCGAATACGTTTGCATTTGGAGTCATTTTACTGGAGATCATCAGCGGACGGCTTCCTTATTGCAAGGACAAGGGCTATTTGATTGACTGG GCCATCAAGTATCTGCAGCAGCCAGAGGAGATCGGTAAGCTTGTCGATCCTGAGCTGACCAATGTCAGAACAGAGGACCTCGCGGTGATCTGCAGCGTGGTAAGTCGCTGCATCGACCCTGACCCATCCAAGAGACCGTCGATGCAGATCATCACAGGAGTGCTGGAGAATGGGATCGACCTGTCGGCGGCCGCCATCCTGAAGGAATCCTCACTAGCATGGGCCGAGCTCGCCCTGGCGTTGTAG
- the LOC102700891 gene encoding tRNA-specific adenosine deaminase TAD1 isoform X4: MLSSSPSSPPPPPPPPWDGAPWAETTSSTALQHYHSLPKKGKPQGRESTVLAAFLLSTPQDAQSLTVLSLATGTKCLGTARLNHHGDLVHDAHAEVVARRALLRLIYTEVGRNSAPDWLVASGTGGKWKMRDGHHLHLYITQLPCGVMPVPPSPSELLREQLDSVNGCSDIKFVQRKPGRGDTTLSMSCFDKITRWSVVGIQGFSVENNIKKVLDARLSSLSSKLPSPFKLNKPLFFEAPIPPKEFQQTSGDVPPLTCGYSICWNSSGLHEVILGTTGRKQGTSSKAACSPSTESLLCKRRLLEAFASLDNFSVKKLDIEKLSYRGIKDMAPEYQQTLELLRKAPFFSRWSAKPSPLDTFTVSRSSLRESPS; the protein is encoded by the exons atgctctcctcctctccctcctcgccgccgccaccgccgccgcctccatggGACGGCGCTCCCTGGGCGGAAACCACCTCCTCGACTGCTCTCCAACACTACCACTCCCTGCCCAAGAAGGGTAAGCCGCAGGGGCGGGAGTCCACCGTCCTCGCagccttcctcctctccaccccGCAGGACGCCCAGAGCCTCACTGTCCTCTCACTGGCCACCGGGACCAAGTGCCTCGGCACCGCTCGCCTCAACCACCACGGGGACCTCGTGCACGATGCGCATGCCGAAGTCGTCGCACGCCGCGCGCTCCTCCGTCTAATATACACCGAGGTCGGCCGGAACAGCGCGCCCGATTGGTTGGTTGCTTCCGGCACTGGTGGGAAATGGAAGATGAGGGATGGGCACCACCTGCATCTCTACATCACCCAGCTTCCAT GTGGAGTCATGCCGGTTCCACCGTCTCCGTCAGAGTTGCTCAGGGAACAGCTGGATAGTGTGAATGGATGCAGTG ATATTAAGTTTGTTCAAAGGAAGCCTGGGCGTGGTGATACAACATTATCAATGAGCTGTTTTGACAAAATCACCCGCTGGAGTGTTGTTGGAATTCAAG GGTTTTCTGTTGAAAATAATATCAAGAAAGTTCTCGATGCCCGGCTGTCCTCTCTATCCAGCAAACTGCCTTCACCTTTTAAATTGAACAAG CCACTATTTTTTGAGGCACCAATCCCTCCAAAAGAGTTTCAACAGACTTCTGGAGATGTGCCCCCTTTGACATGCGG GTACTCGATATGCTGGAATAGTTCCGGTTTGCATGAAGTTATCTTAGGGACAACTGGGAGAAAACAGGGCACGTCTTCAAAGGCAGCATGTTCACCCTCCACTGAGTCATTACTCTGCAA aAGAAGGTTGCTAGAAGCCTTTGCGTCACTTGACAATTTCTCGGTCAAAAAGCTCGATATTGAGAAACTGTCTTACCGTGGAATCAAG GATATGGCTCCCGAGTACCAGCAGACACTTGAGCTTCTTAGGAAGGCTCCATTTTTTAGCAGGTGGAGTGCTAAGCCTTCACCCCTCGATACATTCACAGTTTCACG ATCGTCGTTGCGGGAGTCACCGTCGTGA
- the LOC102700891 gene encoding tRNA-specific adenosine deaminase TAD1 isoform X1 has translation MLSSSPSSPPPPPPPPWDGAPWAETTSSTALQHYHSLPKKGKPQGRESTVLAAFLLSTPQDAQSLTVLSLATGTKCLGTARLNHHGDLVHDAHAEVVARRALLRLIYTEVGRNSAPDWLVASGTGGKWKMRDGHHLHLYITQLPCGVMPVPPSPSELLREQLDSVNGCSDIKFVQRKPGRGDTTLSMSCFDKITRWSVVGIQGALLSHILEPLYLSTITIGQSPTGVLEGFSVENNIKKVLDARLSSLSSKLPSPFKLNKPLFFEAPIPPKEFQQTSGDVPPLTCGYSICWNSSGLHEVILGTTGRKQGTSSKAACSPSTESLLCKRRLLEAFASLDNFSVKKLDIEKLSYRGIKDMAPEYQQTLELLRKAPFFSRWSAKPSPLDTFTVSRSSLRESPS, from the exons atgctctcctcctctccctcctcgccgccgccaccgccgccgcctccatggGACGGCGCTCCCTGGGCGGAAACCACCTCCTCGACTGCTCTCCAACACTACCACTCCCTGCCCAAGAAGGGTAAGCCGCAGGGGCGGGAGTCCACCGTCCTCGCagccttcctcctctccaccccGCAGGACGCCCAGAGCCTCACTGTCCTCTCACTGGCCACCGGGACCAAGTGCCTCGGCACCGCTCGCCTCAACCACCACGGGGACCTCGTGCACGATGCGCATGCCGAAGTCGTCGCACGCCGCGCGCTCCTCCGTCTAATATACACCGAGGTCGGCCGGAACAGCGCGCCCGATTGGTTGGTTGCTTCCGGCACTGGTGGGAAATGGAAGATGAGGGATGGGCACCACCTGCATCTCTACATCACCCAGCTTCCAT GTGGAGTCATGCCGGTTCCACCGTCTCCGTCAGAGTTGCTCAGGGAACAGCTGGATAGTGTGAATGGATGCAGTG ATATTAAGTTTGTTCAAAGGAAGCCTGGGCGTGGTGATACAACATTATCAATGAGCTGTTTTGACAAAATCACCCGCTGGAGTGTTGTTGGAATTCAAG GTGCATTGCTGTCTCACATTCTTGAGCCTTTGTACTTGTCCACCATTACTATTGGACAATCACCTACTGGTGTTCTTGAAGGGTTTTCTGTTGAAAATAATATCAAGAAAGTTCTCGATGCCCGGCTGTCCTCTCTATCCAGCAAACTGCCTTCACCTTTTAAATTGAACAAG CCACTATTTTTTGAGGCACCAATCCCTCCAAAAGAGTTTCAACAGACTTCTGGAGATGTGCCCCCTTTGACATGCGG GTACTCGATATGCTGGAATAGTTCCGGTTTGCATGAAGTTATCTTAGGGACAACTGGGAGAAAACAGGGCACGTCTTCAAAGGCAGCATGTTCACCCTCCACTGAGTCATTACTCTGCAA aAGAAGGTTGCTAGAAGCCTTTGCGTCACTTGACAATTTCTCGGTCAAAAAGCTCGATATTGAGAAACTGTCTTACCGTGGAATCAAG GATATGGCTCCCGAGTACCAGCAGACACTTGAGCTTCTTAGGAAGGCTCCATTTTTTAGCAGGTGGAGTGCTAAGCCTTCACCCCTCGATACATTCACAGTTTCACG ATCGTCGTTGCGGGAGTCACCGTCGTGA